From Hylaeus volcanicus isolate JK05 chromosome 2, UHH_iyHylVolc1.0_haploid, whole genome shotgun sequence, the proteins below share one genomic window:
- the LOC128872095 gene encoding probable serine/threonine-protein kinase kinX isoform X3 — MSEENEHTSEETDTEMNSRNHTNEQSKSGASMLNNETEEPMLDDEEMPTYLSLSSPSGREGRSVNNTKEQDRIPMEEDHSRSPYPSDDQVGGSIYVLSSGEESTQPYGEDEDEYADSDDMYEMELENKHRNVILDDEDDEDEDNEDDDEDEDDEEDDERHALREILKQHHKERSLSLQDLSFSKDNVLYNKKRHSVNVTHKKLSTPKFQHVESKVKQYIRDIKEQNRKSIEKRIRDQEYISSKHYKDNKNNDTDPLKPMVTTKVIKDYAEKAIKNLQREENEDCNPVYRTTQIGENGDTTKIDIKIIDSQYIHIRKDTEPNKCSDIHHEKRIQSYDEKLEKQNGSVDVKEHRIELQNTSNENVRFNKVDQPSLVNGHQQTPTLFNLRTLSYEEYMDNAFNAAQKVLTEQRRKVQENANESETYNEVEMVSAPDTSNTSCSLKIENVESIRSAEEESANINVAKESATVGTNADCTEVILLKAQLSQRDAQFDQLRKAYQKALEENMKMKVEIDIVKKSLAKYENEHKTCKMKVASVQTETTVEPMINPKIITTTGDTSNKVSTSSVASTISSIDHWADSACSPAISIEPPNVTSILNSDDSIVLTDGTPRKLPHPLSRAFITSSRILQTLSNITQNKAKVESPLARNPKKRTNENLTNQPINLDFNSPIQASNSKKRKATDMLGTSTSNQPYKIPHTNNESEKKNNPDAADVEVNYSEVQTNEKTEQPQNRSGYKNIDSSSISMENQVDETNGQDDSVKCFLYREHENSVKRNFLIQAEEPSKDKSDDEKNHIQECGPYLLGNLEVRMSEINGTISVWGKEIGDESVSDNEDDIEVSMKSTENKLCSCWQKSPQTRFNGNSIVCSTNKKSKNPFKFNRSQVSQCHYSLSPSTAKSHVLVNDANDKKYASSPFTPNACTYSCGEYDSTKQRKECQTCKSTIRSQEKLHSCSAHRTEFLEKECHCGSYHETRTRNDCPNHSKDKCHRIKGIRRNSCKSTFTPDSNGHLDENITNTSTEINEVFCKYNKMCRNSPQNITDNNPQPPNCCNTLTSTSYTRKSSLNNTHDHDSSEGQTCSHSPSHEGEDDLLIPHKRSNETPETRQRRLSGRKVRGILMDLLRGCGDCRSTSDNGANKSSFQHKGSSSYIPNVPQIKISPCTPEPTCSSSKQCNDKCCHAYARRIESQLEEFRMEMERVRSRSDAILDMLNMLHSVDTN; from the exons ATGTCAGAAGAAAACGAACATACTTCGGAAGAAACCGATACAGAGATGAATTCGAGAAATCACACTAATGAACAATCGAAGAGTGGAGCAAGCATGTTAAACAATGAAACAGAAGAGCCTATGTTGGACGACGAAGAAATGCCGACGTATCTCAGTTTATCGAGTCCGTCGGGGCGCGAAGGCAGAAGTGTCAATAATACAAAAGAACAGGACAGAATACCTATGGAGGAGGACCATAGTCGAAGTCCTTATCCCAGTGACGATCAAGTGGGTGgcagtatatatgtattatctTCAGGGGAAGAAAGTACTCAACCTTATGGCGAAGATGAAGACGAATATGCGGATAGCGATG ATATGTATGAGATGGagcttgaaaataaacatagaaATGTAATCTTAGATGATGAAGACGATGAGGATGAGGACAATGAGGATGACGATGAGGATGAGGACGATGAGGAGGATGATGAACGACATGCTTTAAGAGAGAT ATTAAAGCAGCATCACAAGGAGAGAAGTTTGTCGTTGCAAGACTTGAGTTTCAGTAAAGACAATGTTCTGTATAATAAGAAGAGGCATAGTGTTAATGTCACGCATAAAAAACTATCAACGCCAAAGTTTCAACATGTTGAAAGCAAAGTAAAACAATATATAAGAGacataaaagaacaaaatagaaaatccaTAGAAAAGCGTATCAGAGACCAAGAATATATATCGAGTAAACATTATAAGGATAACAAAA acaATGACACTGATCCCTTAAAGCCAATGGTAACTACCAAAGTCATAAAAGACTACGCGGAAAAGGCTATTAAGAATTTGCAacgcgaagaaaatgaagattGTAATCCAGTTTATAGGACGACGCAAATAGGAGAAAACGGTGACACTacgaaaattgatattaaaataatagacagccaatatatacatattcgaAAGGACACTGAACCAAACAAGTGCAGTGACATTCATCATGAGAAACGTATACAAAGCTACGACGAAAAgttagaaaaacaaaatggttCTGTAGATGTTAAAGAGCATCGtattgaattacaaaatacttCTAACGAGAATGTTAGATTTAATAAAGTAGATCAACCTTCTTTAGTTAATGGTCATCAACAAACACCTACACTTTTCAATTTACGTACATTGAGCTATGAAGAATATATGGATAATGCTTTCAATGCCGCCCAAAAGGTATTAACTGAACAAAGACGCAAGGTTCAGGAAAACGCTAACGAATCTGAAACATACAATGAAGTAGAGATGGTGAGCGCGCCAGATACCAGTAATACGAGCTGTTCACTGAAAATCGAGAATGTGGAAAGTATCAGATCAGCAGAGGAAGAATCAGCAAATATAAATGTTGCAAAAGAAAGTGCAACAGTGGGAACAAATGCAGATTGTACCGAAGTAATTCTACTTAAAGCTCAACTTTCGCAAAGAGACGCTCAATTCGATCAGTTACGAAAAGCTTATCAAAAAGcattagaagaaaatatgaaaatgaaagtagAAATAGATATTGTAAAAAAGTCGTTAGCaaagtatgaaaatgaacataaGACATGCAAAATGAAAGTAGCGTCTGTGCAAACCGAAACTACCGTGGAACCTATGATTAatccaaaaataattacaactaCAGGAGACACAAGTAATAAAGTATCTACTAGTAGCGTTGCATCAACGATAAGTTCTATTGATCATTGGGCAGACAGCGCTTGTAGTCCAGCTATATCTATTGAACCACCCAATGTgacatcaattttaaattccgACGATAGCATAGTACTCACCGATGGTACTCCAAGGAAATTACCACATCCATTGTCCCGAGCATTCATTACTTCGTCTCGAATATTGCAGACTCTTTCGAACATAACGCAAAATAAAGCAAAAGTTGAAAGCCCTCTAGCAAGGAATCCCAAGaaacgaacaaacgaaaatttaacaAACCAACCAATAAATTTAGACTTTAATTCTCCAATTCAAGCTTCAAATTCCAAAAAACGAAAAGCGACGGATATGCTCGGTACTTCTACTTCGAATCAGCCATATAAAATACCTCATACAAACAACGAAtcagagaagaaaaataatcctGATGCAGCTGATGTAGAAGTTAATTATTCAGAGGtacaaacaaatgaaaaaacagAGCAACCGCAAAATAGATCtggttataaaaatatcgatagtAGTTCAATATCTATGGAAAATCAAGTAGATGAAACTAACGGCCAAGATGACAgtgtaaaatgtttcttatacAGGGAACATGAAAATagcgtaaaaagaaatttcttaattCAAGCAGAAGAACCATCAAAGGATAAATCAGACGACGAGAAGAATCATATCCAAGAATGTGGTCCATATTTATTGGGTAACCTTGAAGTAAGAATGTCTGAAATCAATGGCACAATTAGCGTTTGGGGTAAAGAAATAGGTGACGAATCTGTAAGTGATAACGAAGATGACATAGAAGTGTCTATGAAATCGACTGAAAACAAATTGTGTTCTTGCTGGCAAAAATCACCACAAACTAGATTTAATGGCAACTCGATTGTGTGTTCGACTAACAAAAAGTCAAAGAACCCGTTTAAATTCAACAGATCTCAAGTTTCTCAATGTCATTACAGTTTGTCGCCAAGTACAGCAAAATCTCATGTTCTAGTTAACGAtgcaaatgataaaaaatatgcaaGTAGTCCTTTCACACCGAATGCGTGTACTTATTCTTGCGGAGAATACGATTCCACGAAACAACGCAAAGAATGTCAGACATGTAAAAGTACTATACGTTCACAAGAGAAATTACATTCCTGTAGCGCACATCGTACAGAATTCTTAGAGAAAGAATGTCACTGCGGATCATATCATGAAACACGGACACGCAACGATTGTCCTAATCATAGTAAAGATAAGTGTCATCGCATCAAAGGAATTCGGAGGAATTCGTGCAAAAGTACATTTACACCCGATTCAAATGGGCACTTGGACGAAAATATAACGAATACCTctacagaaataaatgaagtatTTTGCAAGTACAATAAAATGTGTCGAAACTCTCCTCAAAATATAACTGATAATAACCCGCAGCCACCAAACTGTTGCAATACTCTTACGAGTACCTCTTACACGCGTAAATCTTCTTTAAACAATACACACGATCACGATAGCTCGGAAGGACAAACATGTAGTCATTCTCCTTCTCACGAGGGCGAGGACGATCTTCTAATTCCACACAAGCGATCTAATGAAACACCTGAA ACGAGACAACGAAGATTAAGCGGCAGGAAGGTGCGAGGAATTCTTATGGATCTCTTAAGAGGATGTGGAGATTGTCGCAGCACTAGTGACAATGGTGCAAATAAAAGTAGTTTCCAGCACAAAGGGTCATCGTCGTATATACCAAACGTTCCTCAAATTAAGATTTCTCCTTGTACACCCGAGCCAACATGTTCGAGTTCAAAGCAATGCAACGACAA ATGCTGTCATGCATATGCACGAAGGATCGAATCTCAACTGGAAGAGTTCCGTATGGAAATGGAAAGAGTACGATCGCGCTCGGACGCTATCCTCGATATGCTCAATATGCTTCACTCTGTCGATACAAACTAA